One window of the Eschrichtius robustus isolate mEscRob2 chromosome X, mEscRob2.pri, whole genome shotgun sequence genome contains the following:
- the CRLF2 gene encoding cytokine receptor-like factor 2 translates to MAILTGEALQLQIINFNFETVKVTWNASEYSGTNLTFLLKLSSNEAYRPCSKYTLQQGYTAGCLLEVEKDAVLHFSIRNGTQPLLSKSLWISNYLKPRSLSDLSFQWHQGAVTVTCSDLWYKGLVYEIQHKSTFDTEWQSKEAKTCNVTLDSLDAEKCYFFRARVKTLESSYGSDTYPSDWSEVIHQQRGKLTDLCRENSLFPNFILVAGMVTFLIASLLLLPLWKLRRVKKVLMPSVPDPRFTFSGLFESHQGNFQEWIKDTQNVAHLNKMEDGEQESIPEEAAVVQLAEMPMTAVTSPVYRQTEEEEATGEPSQLPRQPPQDGEVVSLGDFTFVTSDNSYVRF, encoded by the exons atggccattctgacag GAGAAGCATTGCAGCTTCAAATCATCAACTTTAATTTCGAAACTGTGAAGGTTACGTGGAATGCAAGTGAATACTCTGGGACTAATTTGACATTCCTCCTAAA GTTAAGCAGCAATGAGGCGTACAGACCATGCTCCAAGTATACCCTTCAACAAGGTTACACTGCCGGGTGCCTCCTGGAAGTAGAAAAAGATGCAGTTCTACATTTTTCCATCAGGAATGGAACTCAGCCCCTTCTCAGCAAGAGTTTGTGGATCAGCAACTACC TGAAACCCAGATCCCTGAGTGACCTGAGCTTCCAGTGGCATCAGGGAGCAGTGACAGTGACTTGCTCTGACCTGTGGTACAAAGGTCTCGTGTATGAAATCCAGCACAAGAGCACCTTTGACACCGAGTGGCAG TCCAAGGAGGCAAAAACCTGCAATGTCACGCTCGACAGTTTGGATGCTGAGAAGTGTTATTTCTTTCGGGCCAGAGTGAAAACGCTGGAGTCCAGCTACGGCTCTGACACATACCCAAGTGACTGGTCAGAGGTGATACACCAGCAGAGGGGCAAGCTAACAG ATTTGTGCCgggaaaacagccttttcccaaattttattttagttgctGGCATGGTCACCTTCCTGATagcctcccttctccttctgcctTTGTGGAAACTACGGAG GGTTAAGAAGGTTCTCATGCCCAGTGTGCCGGATCCGAGATTCACCTTCTCTGGGCTCTTTGAGTCGCACCAAGGTAACTTCCAG GAGTGGATCAAGGACACGCAGAATGTGGCTCACTTGAATAAGATGGAAGATGGGGAGCAGGAGTCCATCCCGGAAGAGGCCGCGGTGGTCCAGCTGGCGGAGATGCCCATGACAGCAGTGACGAGCCCTGTGTACCGGcagacagaggaggaagaggcCACCGGGGAGCCCAGCCAGCTCCCTCGCCAGCCCCCCCAGGACGGCGAGGTGGTCTCTCTCGGGGATTTTACGTTTGTGACGAGTGACAACTCATACGTCAGGTTCTGA